The Cupriavidus necator N-1 DNA window ATCTCACCCTGCTTGAGCAGCTCGATCAGCTTGTGGGTGTAGTTCTCCTGCAGCATGAGCGGCATCTGCGGCACGGTCTCGATCATCTGCTTGACCAGCGACGGCAGCAGGTACGGCCCGATGGTGTAGATCACGCCCACGCGCAGCGGGCCCGCCAGCGGGTCCTTGCCCTGCTTGGCGATCTCGCGGATGGCCATGGTCTGCTCAAGCACGCGCTGGGCCTGCGCCACGATCTGCTCGCCGACCGACGTCACCGACACCTCGGAGGTGCCGCGCTCGAAAATCTGCACGTTGAGTTCGTCTTCCAGCTTCTTGATCGCGACCGACAGCGTCGGCTGCGACACAAAGCAGGCTTCGGCGGCCCGGCCGAAATGGCGCTCGCGCGCCACGGCGACGATGTACTTGAGTTCGGTGAGCGTCATGACTTATCAATTTGCGGTAGGCGATAGATTTTACCTTCGATTGCCGCTTCTGTCAGAGCGCCAACGCATTGTGTCGACGCATGCGAAGCATCGCGCACCTGGACAGCACCGTTCAGGCTTTCAGGTAGTGCTCGCGCCCGCCCAGCCAGCGCGAAAGGTGTGCTTCGACCGCTTCCGGATAGCGAGCCAGCATCAGCTCGGCCGCCTCCTGCGCGTAGTCGACCAGCCATGCGTCGGTCTGCAGGTCGGCAAAGCGCAACATCGCTTCGCCGGACTGGCGCGCGCCCAGGAACTCGCCGGGGCCGCGGATCTCCAGGTCGCGCCGGGCGATCTCGAAGCCGTCGGTGGTCTCGCGCATGGTCGCCAGGCGCTCGCGCGCGGTGGGCGACAGCGGCGCCTGGTACATCAGCAGGCAGACCGATTCGGCGCTGCCGCGCCCCACCCGCCCGCGCAGCTGGTGCAGCTGCGCCAGGCCGAAGCGCTCGGCGTGCTCGATCACCATCAGCGAGGCATTGGGCACATCCACGCCCACTTCGATCACGGTGGTGGCCACCAGCACCTGCATGCGGTTGGCGCTGAAGTCGTCCATCACGGCGGCCTTCTCGGCCGGCGGCAGGCGCCCGTGCACCAGGCCCACGCGCAGGTCCGGCAGTGCGGCCACCAGCGTTTCATAGGTCTCCACCGCGGTCTGCAGCTGCAGCGCCTCGCTTTCCTCGATCAGCGGACAGACCCAGTAGACCTGGCGGCCTTCGGCGGCGGCGTGATGGATGCGTCCGATCACTTCGTCGCGCCGCTCGTCGTTGACCAGGCGCGTGACGATGGGGGTGCGGCCCGGCGGCAATTCATCGATCACCGACACATCGAGGTCGGCGTAGTAAGTCATGGCGAGCGTGCGCGGGATCGGCGTGGCCGACATCATCAGCTGGTGCGGCACGGCGTCGACCGCGGGCACCGTAGCATCGGCGGCACCGGCCTTGCCGCGCAGCGCCAGCCGCTGCGCCACGCCGAAGCGGTGCTGCTCGTCGACCACTGACAGCCCCAGCTTGGCAAAGCGCACCGTGTCCTGGATCAGCGCGTGGGTGCCGATCACCAGTTGCGCCTGGCCCGATTCCACGCGCGCCACGGCCTCGCGCTTGTCGCGTGCCTTCTGGCTGCCGGCTAGCCACGCCACCGGCACGCCCAGCGGCTCCAACCATGCGGACAGCTTGCGGTAGTGCTGCTCGGCCAGGATTTCGGTGGGCGCCATCAGCGCGGCCTGGTAGCCGGCGTCGATGGCCTGGCAGGCCGCCAGCGCCGCAACGATGGTCTTGCCGCTGCCCACGTCGCCCTGCAGAAGACGGTGCATCGGGTGCGGGCGCGTCATGTCGGCGGCGATCTCTTCGACCACGCGCTGCTGCGCACCGGTCAGCCGGAACGGCAATGCGGCCAGGAAGCGCGTGAGCAACCCGCCCTCGCGGCGCGGCATGGTCGGCGCATTTTTTTCGCGCCGCGCCGCGTGCGCGCGCCGCAGCGAGATCTGCTGCGCCAGCAGTTCGTCGAACTTGATGCGCTGCCAGGCCGGGTGCGAGCGGTCGGCCAGCGCAGCCTCGCTCTCCTGCGGCGGGGGCGCGTGCAGCAGCCGCAGGCAGTCGGCCAGCGGGCGCAGGTGCAGGCGTGCCAGCGGCCCCTCCAGCACCGCCTGCGGCAGCGTCTCGGGCATCGGCGTGCGCGACAGCGTGCCGCCGATGGCCTTGCGCAGATAGGCCTGCGGGATGCCGGCGGTGGACGGATACACCGGCGTCAGGCGGTCGGGCAGCGCTTCGCCGGGCACCACCGGGCGCACCGTCGGGTGGACCATCTCGGCGCCGAAGAAGCCGCCACGCACCTCGCCGCGCACGCGCAGGCGCACGCCTTCAGCCATCTGCTTGGTCTGGTTGCCGTAGAAGTTCAGGAAGCGCAGCGTCAGCTCGCCGCTATCGTCGGCAATCTTGACCACCAGCTGGCGGCGCGGCCGGAACGTGACTTCGTTGGAGATGACCTCGCCTTCCACCTGCGCCGGCAGCCCGAGCCCGGCGCGGCGGATCGCCTCGGCGATCGGCGCCAGCGTGGTCTCGTCCTCATAGCGCATAGGCAGGTGCAGCACCAGGTCGACGGGACGACGCAGGCCGAGCTTGGCCAGCCTCGCGGCCGCGGTCGACGTGCCGGAGGCGGCGGCCTTGCCCCTGGCTTCGCCGGCCTTGCCGCGCGCGGGCGCCGCCGTGTCCTTGGCGGCGTCGGCGGGGTCGTGGATCGGTTCAGCGGCGGTTCCGGGCATCGGCGAAAAATTTGGCAGCGGTCGCTCTCGTGCTGCGGGGTTGGCTGGCGCGGCGCCGGCGAATAGCCGGTATCACGCCCGCCCCGGCGGCAAGCGCGCCCGTGGCCTTACAATATCGGATTCGCCGATTGTACCCATGCCGGCTGCCACCACGGGCAGCGGAGTGCCGTTTTGTGCCCCGCTCCGGCCTGCATGGCATCGCGCAGCCCGCCGCTCCCACGATGTTGACGCTTTCTGATTTCGATTTCCCGCTGCCACCAGAACTGATTGCCCAAAGCGCGCTGCCCGACCGCAGCGCGAGCCGGCTGCTGGTGGTCGAACGGCTGGCCCCGGCCGACACCGCCGACGCGGTGCGCATGGTCGACCGTGCCTTCAGCGACATCGTCGACTACCTGCGTTCCGATGACCTGCTGGTCTTCAACGACACCCGCGTGATCAAGGCGCGCTTCTTTGGCCACAAGCCTAGCGGCGGCAAGATCGAGGTGCTGGTCGAGCGCGTGGTCGATACCCACACCGTGCTGGCCCAGGTGCGCGCCTCCAAGACCCCGGCCGAGGGCAGCACGCTGCATCTGGCCGACGACGCCTTCGCCGTCACCGTGGGCCCGCGCGTGGACCAGTTCTTCACGCTGCGCTTCCCCGAGCCGGCGCTGGACCTGATTGAGCGCTACGGCCGCCTGCCGCTGCCGCCGTATATCACGCACGACCCGGACGCCTACGACGAAACCCGCTACCAGACCGTCTACGCGCGCAGCCCCGGCGCGGTGGCCGCACCCACCGCGGGCCTGCATTTCGACGATGCGCTGTTCGCCCGGCTCGATGCCGCCGGCGTGCGGCGCGCCTTTCTGACGCTGCACGTGGGCGCCGGCACCTTCCAGCCGGTGCGCACCGAGAACCTGGCCGAGCACAAGATGCACTCGGAGTGGTACGCCGTTTCCGAAGACCTGGCCCAGGCCGTGCGCGACACCCGCGCGCGCGGCGGCCGCGTGATCGCGGTCGGCACCACCTCGCTGCGCGCGCTGGAATCGGCCGCGCAGGCCGACGGCACGCTTGCCGCCGGCAGTGGCGACACCGATATCTTCATCACGCCCGGCTACCGCTTCCGCCTGGTCGATGCCCTGATCACCAACTTCCACCTGCCCAAGTCGACGCTGCTGATGCTGGTGTCGGCGCTGGCCGGCGTGGAAGCCATCCGCGCCGCCTACCGCCATGCGGTCGAGCAGCGCTACCGCTTCTTCAGCTACGGCGACGCCATGCTGCTGACCCGCCAGCCCGGCGCCTGAATCCAGAATCACAAGCCATGCTCAACTTCGAACTCATCACCACCGACGGCAACGCCCGCCGAGGCCGCGTCACGCTGAACCACGGCGTGGTCGAAACGCCGATCTTCATGCCGGTGGGCACCTATGGCTCGGTCAAGGCGATGTCGCCGCTGGAGCTCAATGAAATCGACGCGCAGATCATTCTGGGCAACACCTTCCACCTGTGGCTGCGCCCCGGGCTGGACGTGGTCAACGCCCACGACGGCCTGCACCGCTTTATCGGCTGGGACAAGCCGATCCTGACCGATTCCGGTGGTTTCCAGGTGTTTTCGCTGGGCGATCTGCGCAAGATCACCGAAGATGGCGTCACCTTCGCATCCCCGGTCAATGGCGACAAGCTCTTCCTGTCGCCCGAGATCTCGATGCAGATCCAGCGCACGCTGAACTCCGACATCGTCATGCAGTTCGACGAATGCACGCCGTATGAGATCGACGGCCGCCCCGCCACGCATGAGGAAGCCGCCAAGTCGATGCGCATGAGCCTGCGCTGGGCCAAGCGCTCGCGCGACGAGTTCGAGCGCCTGGCCAACCCCAACGCGCTGTTCGGCATCGTCCAGGGCGGCATGTACGAGGACCTGCGCGACGAATCGCTGGCCGGCCTGTCCGAGCTGGACTTCCACGGCCTTGCCATCGGCGGGCTGTCGGTGGGCGAGCCCAAGGAAGACATGATGCGCGTGCTCGAGCACGTGGCGCCGCGCCTGCCGGCCAACAAGCCGCACTACCTGATGGGCGTGGGCACGCCCGAAGACCTGGTCGCCGGCGTCGCCGCCGGGGTGGATATGTTCGACTGCGTGATGCCCACCCGCAACGCGCGCAACGGCTGGCTCTTCACCCGCTTCGGCGACGTCAAGATCAAGAACGCGGCGCACCGCAACGACCCGCGCCCGCTCGATGAAAGCTGCGCCTGCTACACCTGCCGCAACTTCTCGCGCGCCTACCTGCACCACCTGCACCGCGTGGGCGAGATCCTGGGCGCGCGCCTCAATACCATCCACAACCTGCACTACTACCTGCAACTGATGCGCGAGATGCGCGAAGCGATCGAGCACCACCGCTTTGCCGACTTCCGCCGCCAGTTTGCGGCCGACCGCGCCCGCGGCACGCAGTGACAACGCCGGGTGGCGCGAACTTTTGCGCTGCCGGCGGTCGAATAGCCGGGTCATCCGGAAGCCACCCGCGAGCCGGAGAGCCCGGCCATGCCGACCCCTGCCGCAAGTTGCCCCGGGCGCACCCGAACAAACCCGTATTCCGCCCTAGAATGCCAAGGGCGGGCGAAATGCGAATGGTAGAATGATCGATTATTTGACTGACTTTTGTGACGGAGAAACAACGTGCTGATTTCTAACGCATTTGCCCAGACCGCCGGAGCCGGCGGCGCGGCTGGCGGCCTGATGAGCTTCCTGCCCATCATCCTGATGTTTGGCGTGCTGTGGTTTATCATGATCCGCCCGCAAATGAAGCGCCAGAAGGAAGCCAAGGCAATGCTCGAAGCACTGGCCAAGAACGACGAAGTCGTGACCGCCGGTGGCATCCTGGGCAAGGTGACCAAGGTCACCGACCAGTACGTCAGCCTGGAAATCGCCGAAGGCACTGAAATCACCGTGCAGAAGAGTGCCGTGACCACCGTGCTGCCCAAGGGCTCGCTCAAGGCGCTCTGATCTCCGGATCGCGCGCGCGACTCCCGCCTTTGTCTTTTCCGGCATGCCCGTTCGCGCATGCCCCGGCAGCCGCCTGATCCAGCCCGACGAAGCCCCCGTGGTTTCGATCCGTGGCTGCCAGGCGGCTGTTTGCCAAACCGGTTCGGCCCCGCCGACGTGGTGCGCCACGCCAGCGCCGGCCCCGCCAACCGCAGAATGACTGGCCCGAGATGAATCGTTATCCGCTTTGGAAATACCTCGTGATCCTGGTGGCCCTGGCCATCGGCATCATCTATACCTTGCCGAACTTCTTCGGCGAGGCGCCTGCCGTGCAGGTGTCCTCGGGCAAGGCCACGGTCAAGGTCGACCTGGCGATGCAGAAGCAGGTCGAAGAGATCCTGGCGCAGAACCAGCTGCGGCCTGATGGCGTCTTCTTTGATATTTCCGGCCAGTCCGGCTCGGTCAAGGCGCGCTTCCGCACCACCGACGAGCAGCTCAAGGCCAAGGACGTGCTGTCGCGCACCCTGAACCCGGACGCGGCCAACCCCACCTACGTGGTGGCGCTGAACCTGCTGTCGGGCTCGCCGCGCTGGCTGACCGCCATGCATGCGCTGCCGATGTACCTGGGCCTGGACCTGCGCGGCGGCGTGCACTTCCTGCTGCAGGTCGACATGAAGGGCGCCGTCGACAAGAAGCTCGACAGCCTGGGCGGCGACGCGCGCACCCTGCTGCGCGACAAGAGCATCCGCCACGGCGGCATCGACCGCGACGGCGAGCGCCTGACGGTGCGCTTCAACAACGCAGACGACGCCAACCGCGCGCGTCCCATCCTGGCCGACAACCTGCGCGAAGTGGCCTTCGCCATGGACGGCAACAATATCGTCGGCACCTTCACCGAAGCCGCGCGCAAGGCGGTGCAGGACGCAGCGGTCAAGCAGAACATCACCACGCTGCACAACCGCGTGAACGAGCTTGGCGTGGCCGAGCCGGTGATCCAGCAGCAAGGCGCCGACCGCATCGTGGTGCAGCTGCCGGGCGTGCAGGACACCGCCAAGGCCAAGGACATCATCGGCCGCACCGCCACGCTCGAAGCCCGCCTGGTCGACAACGACGCGCCGCGCAGCCCGCGCCCGGGCGACCCGATCCCGTTCGGCAGCGAGCTCTTCACGCAAGGCAACGGCGCCCCGGTGGTGCTCAAGAAGCAGGTCATCTTCACCGGCGACCGCATTGAAAGCGCCTCGGCCGGCTTCGACCAGAACCAGCATCCTTCGGTCAACATCAAGCTCGACGCCCAGGGCGGCCGCGTGCTGCGCGACGTCTCGCGCGAGAACCTGAAGAAGCCGATGGCGATCGTGCTGTTCGAAAAGGGCAAGGGCGAAGTGCTGACGGTGGCGACGATCCAGTCCGAACTGGGTTCCAGCTTCCAGATCACCGGCTCCTACTCCACCGAAGCCGCCAACGACCTGGCGCTGCTGCTGCGCGCCGGCTCGCTGGCCGCACCGATGGAGATCATCGAAGAGCGCACCATCGGCCCGTCGCTGGGCGCGGACAACATCCAGAAGGGTTTTGACTCGGTCGCCTACGGCTTTGCCGCCATCGCCGTGTTCATGGTCCTGTACTACATGCTGTTCGGCGTGTTCTCGGTGGTGGCGCTGGGCGTGAACCTGCTGCTGCTGATCGCGGTGCTGTCGATGCTGCAGGCCACGCTGACGCTGCCGGGCATTGCCGCCATCGCGCTGGTGCTGGGCATGGCCATCGACGCCAACGTGCTGATCAACGAGCGCATCCGCGAAGAACTACGCGCGGGCGCGTCGCCGCAGATGGCGATCGCGGTCGGCTTCGACCGCGCCTGGGCCACCATCCTGGACTCCAACGTGACCACGCTGATCGCCGGCCTGGCACTGCTGGCCTTTGGTTCGGGCCCGGTGCGCGGCTTTGCCGTGGTGCACTGCCTGGGCATCCTGACCTCGATGTTCTCGGCGGTGTTCTTCAACCGCGGCCTGGTCAACCTCTGGTACGGCCGCAAGAAGAAGCTGCAGAGCGTGGCCATCGGCCAGATCTGGAAGCCGGGCAACACCACCGACACGCCGGTCGCCAAGTAAGGCGAGCAGCAACAACTAGCAGTACAGAACAGGATTCAACATGGAATTCTTCCGCATCCGGCGCGACATTCCGTTCATGAAGCACGCGTTGGTCTTCAACGTGATCTCCTTCCTGACGTTTGCCGCGGCCGTGTTCTTCCTCTGGCACAAGGGCCTGCACCTGTCGATCGAATTCACCGGCGGCACGGTGATGGAGGTCAGCTACCAGCAGGCGGCCGACCTGGAAAAGATCCGCGGCCAGGTGGGCAAGCTGGGCTATACCGACGTGCAGGTGCAGAACTTCGGCACCTCGCGCGACGTGATGATCCGACTGCCGCTGCAGAAGGGCCCGGACGGCAAGCCCGTCACCTCGGCCCAGCAGAGCGAGCAGGTGCTGGCCTCGCTGCAGGCGGCCTCGCCTGACGTGAAGCTGCAACGGGTGGAGTTCGTCGGCCCGCAGGTGGGCAAGGAACTGGCCACCGACGGCCTGCTGGCGCTGTTGTGCGTGGTGGCCGGCATCGTGATCTACCTGTCGTTCCGCTTCGAATGGAAGTTCGCGGTGGCGGGCATCATCGCCAACCTGCACGACGTGGTCATCATCCTGGGCTTCTTCGCCTACTTCCAGTGGGAGTTCTCGCTGTCGGTGCTGGCGGCGATCCTGGCGGTGCTGGGCTACTCGGTCAACGAATCGGTGGTGATCTTCGACCGGATCCGCGAGAACTTCCGCAAGTACCGCAAGATGACCACGCACGAGATCATCGACAACGCGATCACCAGCACCATCTCGCGGACCATCATCACCCACGGCTCGACCCAGATGATGGTGCTGTCGATGTTCTTCTTCGGCGGCCCCACGCTGCACTACTTTGCCCTGGCACTGACGGTCGGCATCTTGTTCGGCATCTACTCGTCGGTGTTCGTGGCCGCGGCGCTGGCGATGTGGCTGGGCGTCAAGCGCGAGGACCTGGTCAAGGGTGAAAAGAAGTCCGACTCGACCGACCGCAACGACCCCAACTACGGCGCGCAGGCCTGACCCCTGCCCTGCGGTAAAACAGAACGGCGCCCCGCGGGGCGCCGTTTTTTTATGGCTGCAAGGTCTGGGAAATTCAGGCCGGCATCGAGAACCGCTCGATCCACGCGGCCAGCCGGTCGGCCGCGAAGGCCTCGCTGCGCGGGCATGCGCGGCACACCACGGTGTTGCCGTCGCGCGCAAACTGCAGCGCGCCGCCAGCCTCTTCCAGCCACAGCAGGCTGGCCAGCCAGGCCGCGTGCTGCGCGGACACGGGTGCGCCGATCGGCTGCGCGAGGAACTCCGCCAGCGTGGCCGGAGCGGTCCACACCACGGTGTCGCCGTCGCGGCGCACCACCTCGCTGCCCAGCGCATCGACAATCACCGCGGCGGCATCGGCAGCGCCCCGGCCGGCATTGGCGCTGCGCAGGCCCGCCAGGCGCGTGGCCACGGCATGGCCGAAGCTGCCGCTGCGCTCGGCCTCTGCGCGCACCAGGTCGGCGTAGTCCATGCGCTGCCAGTCCGGCTCGACGCTGCCCGCGCCGGCGAGGTCGACCGCCGCGAGGTAGGTCTCCACCGGCTGGAAACGGCCCGGCCCGATCAGGCTGGCACACAGCGCATGCACCATGCCGATGCGCGAGGCCACGGTCTGGGTCTGCAGCACGGACAGCTTCTCGCGCAGCAGCTGGTCGCGTTCCTTGCGCAGGCCGGCCAGTTCCAGTGCCTGCTTCAGCTCCATGCGCAGCGCGGTGATGTCCCACGGCTTCTTGATGTAGCGGTGGATCTGCCCCTGGTTGACCGCTTCGACGGTCTGGTCGAGCTCCGAATACGCGGTGGTCAGGATGCGCACGATATGCGGGTAGCGCTCGCGCGCGTAGCGCAGCAGTTCGTTGCCATACTCGCCCGGCATGCGCTGGTCGGACACCAGCACCGCCAGGCTGCCTGCGTGGGCGTCGAGCAATGCCTTGCCCTCTTCAACGGAGCCGCCGGTGGCCACCGGTGCCAGCGCCCCGATGGCACGCTGGAAATACTTGACTGCAGTCGCTTCGTCATCGACGAACAGAATCGCCGGGGGTGGTGCCTGCGTGGCATTCGGTTCGGTCATCGGTCACTCCTATGCTTTCGACTCTTGAAACTTGGAAAGTCCAGCGTCACCGTGGTGCCGGCACCGGATGCGGATTCGATCCGGATGCCGCCGCCAAACGACTGCATGACGCGGTTGCAAAAAATCATGCCCAGCCCGCTGCCGCCGGCACTGGCGTGGGTGGTGACAGGATCGACCAGCAGCCGCTCCATCACTTCCGGCGGAATGCCCGGCCCGTTGTCGCAGATGCGGATTTCCGGGCGCGGCTGCGCCACCACCACAAAGCGCAACGCCGGCGTGCCGACACTGCGCAGCGCCCGCAGCGCGTTGCTCATCACCGAGGAGAGCACCAGCGCCACGCAGTTGGGCAGCGTCTGCACCGGGAAATCGCCGTGCATCTCCACCTGCACCCAGCTGCGCTGGTCGCCCGCGAACGGGTAGCTGTCCAGCAGCGAAGTGACCAGCGTGCCGGCGCTGACCTCGGTACCGGCATCGGACCGGGCCGGCATGCTGCCGGCACTGTTGCGCACTGATTGCAGGAACGATGACAGCACCGCCAGGCAATACTGGGCGTTGTCGTACATGGCGCTGGCCGCCTGGCCGATCTCGGCCTGGCGGCCAGCGCTGTATTCGCCGGCGACACGGCCGCGGATGCCGTGGGCAAAGTTGGCGATGGCCGCCAGCGGCGTGTTCAGTTCGTGCGCCAGAAAGGCCAGGGTCTCGTCGATCGCCATCAGCCGGTGCTGGCGCAGGGTGCGCTCGCGGTGGCGCTCGGCGGCGCGTGCCAGCACCTCGCGCAGGTCGGCCACGCTCAGCGGCTTTTCCAGGATGCGGAAGACTTCGCCGCTGTTGACCGTTTCCAGCAGCACATCCTTGTCGGCATAGGCCGTGACCAGGATGCGCACGATCTGCGGGTATTCCTGCGCCACCTGGCGCAGCAGCTGGCCGCCGTCGCGCCCGGGCATGCGGAAGTCGGTCACCAGCACCGCCACGCGGGCAGGGTCCGCGCGCAGCACTGCCAGAGCCTCGTCGGCGCCGTCTGCCACCAGCACCTCATAGTCGCCGCCGGCGGCCCGGGCGAAATACTTGCGCGCCATCTCCTCGTCGTCGACATAGAGAACGGCAAGCCGTGCCTGCTTCACTTCGCTCATGGCTGGTTACTCCGCACGCGGCAGGTCGAAGCTGAACGCGGTCCACTGGCCCAGTTCGCTCTCGGCATACAGCTGCCCGCCGTGGCGCTCCACCACCGCGTAGCTGATCGACAGGCCCAGGCCAAGCCCCTGCCCCACCTCGCGCGTGGTGAAGAACGGCTCGAACACGCGCGCCAGGTTTTCCTGGGGGATGCCAGGGCCGTTGTCGCGCACCATGATGTGCAGGCGGTGGTTGTCCCACCGGGCCGTGGTATGGATCGCCGGCGCGGCCGTGCCCGCCTTGCGCATGGCCAGCGCGGCATTCGAGAACAGGTTGATCAGCACGCCGATGATGGCCGCCTCGTCGCCCAGCACCAGGGTGTCGGCAGGCAGTTCGCGGCTGAGGCTGACGCCGCGCAGCTCATGCGCGGTCAGCCGGATCGACGAATCGAGCGCCTTCTCGAACAGGAACGGCGTGCCTTCCACCTCGGCGCCCGGCTTGCGGTAGGCAAAGGTCTTGAGGTCGGAGACGATATGCTGGATGCGCTGCATCCCCTGCTTGGCGTCGACCAGGCACTCTTCCAGCGAAGGGTTCTCCTTGGCCTGCGGCTCTTCCATCGCCACCTCGATCGCCATCAGGCAGAAGTTGACCGGGTTGTTCACCTCGTGCAGCAGCCCGGCCGCCAGCGTACCGATGGCGGCCATCTTCTCCTGCTGCAGCATCTGGCCCTTGATGTCGGCCAGCCGGCGGTTGATCACCTCGAGCTCAGTATTCTTCTCGGCGACCTCGTCCTTCAGACGGAACAACATGAAGCGCGCCCGCTCGTTGAAGAAGGTATAGACCCCGCTGGCCGCCGCGGCGAACAGCAGGAACAGTGAATTGGCGATAAAAGCGCCCACCGGCTCGATGCCGCCGGGGTGGAACAGGCATGCCAGTACGTACAGCAGGTACGAGAGCACGCCGAACACCAGGTTCTGCCACAAGCCGAACGGCAGCGCGATGCCCGACGCGAAGATCGCGAGGTTAAGCCCGACGTAGTATGGCGACTGCGCCCCTTCAGTCTGCCAGATCATCCACGCAATCATGATCTGTGGCAGCAGCAGCCACGTCAGCGTCAGCCATGGCGCGAAGCGGCGCCCCGCAGCGCTGTACAGCACCACCACCACGCCCGCGATCAACAGCGACACCAGCACGCGCGCCACCCCGAAGGCAAGCTGCTGCTGCGGATACTGGCCGTAATCGAGTCCGACGCCGAGCAGAACCAGCGCGATCGCGGTATAGGCGCCGCCACGGCTGAATGCCAGGC harbors:
- the recG gene encoding ATP-dependent DNA helicase RecG, which gives rise to MPGTAAEPIHDPADAAKDTAAPARGKAGEARGKAAASGTSTAAARLAKLGLRRPVDLVLHLPMRYEDETTLAPIAEAIRRAGLGLPAQVEGEVISNEVTFRPRRQLVVKIADDSGELTLRFLNFYGNQTKQMAEGVRLRVRGEVRGGFFGAEMVHPTVRPVVPGEALPDRLTPVYPSTAGIPQAYLRKAIGGTLSRTPMPETLPQAVLEGPLARLHLRPLADCLRLLHAPPPQESEAALADRSHPAWQRIKFDELLAQQISLRRAHAARREKNAPTMPRREGGLLTRFLAALPFRLTGAQQRVVEEIAADMTRPHPMHRLLQGDVGSGKTIVAALAACQAIDAGYQAALMAPTEILAEQHYRKLSAWLEPLGVPVAWLAGSQKARDKREAVARVESGQAQLVIGTHALIQDTVRFAKLGLSVVDEQHRFGVAQRLALRGKAGAADATVPAVDAVPHQLMMSATPIPRTLAMTYYADLDVSVIDELPPGRTPIVTRLVNDERRDEVIGRIHHAAAEGRQVYWVCPLIEESEALQLQTAVETYETLVAALPDLRVGLVHGRLPPAEKAAVMDDFSANRMQVLVATTVIEVGVDVPNASLMVIEHAERFGLAQLHQLRGRVGRGSAESVCLLMYQAPLSPTARERLATMRETTDGFEIARRDLEIRGPGEFLGARQSGEAMLRFADLQTDAWLVDYAQEAAELMLARYPEAVEAHLSRWLGGREHYLKA
- the queA gene encoding tRNA preQ1(34) S-adenosylmethionine ribosyltransferase-isomerase QueA yields the protein MLTLSDFDFPLPPELIAQSALPDRSASRLLVVERLAPADTADAVRMVDRAFSDIVDYLRSDDLLVFNDTRVIKARFFGHKPSGGKIEVLVERVVDTHTVLAQVRASKTPAEGSTLHLADDAFAVTVGPRVDQFFTLRFPEPALDLIERYGRLPLPPYITHDPDAYDETRYQTVYARSPGAVAAPTAGLHFDDALFARLDAAGVRRAFLTLHVGAGTFQPVRTENLAEHKMHSEWYAVSEDLAQAVRDTRARGGRVIAVGTTSLRALESAAQADGTLAAGSGDTDIFITPGYRFRLVDALITNFHLPKSTLLMLVSALAGVEAIRAAYRHAVEQRYRFFSYGDAMLLTRQPGA
- the tgt gene encoding tRNA guanosine(34) transglycosylase Tgt, producing MLNFELITTDGNARRGRVTLNHGVVETPIFMPVGTYGSVKAMSPLELNEIDAQIILGNTFHLWLRPGLDVVNAHDGLHRFIGWDKPILTDSGGFQVFSLGDLRKITEDGVTFASPVNGDKLFLSPEISMQIQRTLNSDIVMQFDECTPYEIDGRPATHEEAAKSMRMSLRWAKRSRDEFERLANPNALFGIVQGGMYEDLRDESLAGLSELDFHGLAIGGLSVGEPKEDMMRVLEHVAPRLPANKPHYLMGVGTPEDLVAGVAAGVDMFDCVMPTRNARNGWLFTRFGDVKIKNAAHRNDPRPLDESCACYTCRNFSRAYLHHLHRVGEILGARLNTIHNLHYYLQLMREMREAIEHHRFADFRRQFAADRARGTQ
- the yajC gene encoding preprotein translocase subunit YajC; this translates as MLISNAFAQTAGAGGAAGGLMSFLPIILMFGVLWFIMIRPQMKRQKEAKAMLEALAKNDEVVTAGGILGKVTKVTDQYVSLEIAEGTEITVQKSAVTTVLPKGSLKAL
- the secD gene encoding protein translocase subunit SecD, whose protein sequence is MNRYPLWKYLVILVALAIGIIYTLPNFFGEAPAVQVSSGKATVKVDLAMQKQVEEILAQNQLRPDGVFFDISGQSGSVKARFRTTDEQLKAKDVLSRTLNPDAANPTYVVALNLLSGSPRWLTAMHALPMYLGLDLRGGVHFLLQVDMKGAVDKKLDSLGGDARTLLRDKSIRHGGIDRDGERLTVRFNNADDANRARPILADNLREVAFAMDGNNIVGTFTEAARKAVQDAAVKQNITTLHNRVNELGVAEPVIQQQGADRIVVQLPGVQDTAKAKDIIGRTATLEARLVDNDAPRSPRPGDPIPFGSELFTQGNGAPVVLKKQVIFTGDRIESASAGFDQNQHPSVNIKLDAQGGRVLRDVSRENLKKPMAIVLFEKGKGEVLTVATIQSELGSSFQITGSYSTEAANDLALLLRAGSLAAPMEIIEERTIGPSLGADNIQKGFDSVAYGFAAIAVFMVLYYMLFGVFSVVALGVNLLLLIAVLSMLQATLTLPGIAAIALVLGMAIDANVLINERIREELRAGASPQMAIAVGFDRAWATILDSNVTTLIAGLALLAFGSGPVRGFAVVHCLGILTSMFSAVFFNRGLVNLWYGRKKKLQSVAIGQIWKPGNTTDTPVAK
- the secF gene encoding protein translocase subunit SecF; this encodes MEFFRIRRDIPFMKHALVFNVISFLTFAAAVFFLWHKGLHLSIEFTGGTVMEVSYQQAADLEKIRGQVGKLGYTDVQVQNFGTSRDVMIRLPLQKGPDGKPVTSAQQSEQVLASLQAASPDVKLQRVEFVGPQVGKELATDGLLALLCVVAGIVIYLSFRFEWKFAVAGIIANLHDVVIILGFFAYFQWEFSLSVLAAILAVLGYSVNESVVIFDRIRENFRKYRKMTTHEIIDNAITSTISRTIITHGSTQMMVLSMFFFGGPTLHYFALALTVGILFGIYSSVFVAAALAMWLGVKREDLVKGEKKSDSTDRNDPNYGAQA
- a CDS encoding response regulator; this translates as MTEPNATQAPPPAILFVDDEATAVKYFQRAIGALAPVATGGSVEEGKALLDAHAGSLAVLVSDQRMPGEYGNELLRYARERYPHIVRILTTAYSELDQTVEAVNQGQIHRYIKKPWDITALRMELKQALELAGLRKERDQLLREKLSVLQTQTVASRIGMVHALCASLIGPGRFQPVETYLAAVDLAGAGSVEPDWQRMDYADLVRAEAERSGSFGHAVATRLAGLRSANAGRGAADAAAVIVDALGSEVVRRDGDTVVWTAPATLAEFLAQPIGAPVSAQHAAWLASLLWLEEAGGALQFARDGNTVVCRACPRSEAFAADRLAAWIERFSMPA
- a CDS encoding hybrid sensor histidine kinase/response regulator, which codes for MSEVKQARLAVLYVDDEEMARKYFARAAGGDYEVLVADGADEALAVLRADPARVAVLVTDFRMPGRDGGQLLRQVAQEYPQIVRILVTAYADKDVLLETVNSGEVFRILEKPLSVADLREVLARAAERHRERTLRQHRLMAIDETLAFLAHELNTPLAAIANFAHGIRGRVAGEYSAGRQAEIGQAASAMYDNAQYCLAVLSSFLQSVRNSAGSMPARSDAGTEVSAGTLVTSLLDSYPFAGDQRSWVQVEMHGDFPVQTLPNCVALVLSSVMSNALRALRSVGTPALRFVVVAQPRPEIRICDNGPGIPPEVMERLLVDPVTTHASAGGSGLGMIFCNRVMQSFGGGIRIESASGAGTTVTLDFPSFKSRKHRSDR